The Pseudomonadota bacterium genome includes a window with the following:
- a CDS encoding nitroreductase family protein, which translates to MTELGKQLNQLQQTIRERRSLRRFSARPVPDEMLDSILEAGRWAPSGLNNQPWRFALIRDPELRHRMAALTRYRKIIAGASVLIAVFLDNDSLYHREKDIQGIGACLQNMLLTAHSLDLGAVWLGEILKNAPAVGRLLELPPRYELMAVVAVGFPLDDREPDPVDRKPLAELIICRR; encoded by the coding sequence ATGACTGAACTGGGAAAACAGCTCAACCAGCTGCAGCAGACAATTCGGGAACGACGCAGCCTTCGCCGTTTCAGCGCCCGGCCGGTTCCGGATGAAATGCTGGACAGCATTTTGGAAGCCGGCCGCTGGGCTCCTTCCGGCCTGAATAATCAACCTTGGCGTTTCGCTCTGATTCGCGACCCGGAACTCCGCCACCGGATGGCCGCGCTGACCAGATACCGTAAAATCATCGCAGGAGCGTCCGTTCTGATCGCGGTCTTCCTGGACAATGATTCCCTTTACCACCGCGAGAAAGATATTCAGGGCATCGGCGCCTGCCTCCAGAACATGCTGCTGACCGCCCACAGCCTGGACTTGGGAGCGGTATGGCTGGGAGAGATTCTGAAAAACGCTCCTGCGGTCGGCCGGTTGCTGGAACTTCCCCCGCGCTACGAACTGATGGCGGTCGTCGCCGTCGGTTTCCCGCTCGACGACCGCGAGCCTGACCCGGTCGACCGAAAACCCCTGGCTGAGTTAATTATCTGCCGCCGCTGA
- a CDS encoding replication-associated recombination protein A, giving the protein MNSSLISPLAHRLRPQNFEEFVGQSHLLAGEGVVARQLQMKRLDSMIFWGPPGCGKTTLANLLAGFVEADFHKLSAVTAGVAEVRKLAEIGRANQLSGRRTVLFLDEIHRFNKVQQDFLLAPVEEGSLILLGATTENPSFSIITPLLSRARVAVLKALTVDDIKLLLERAVLCLNRDQGRDLQVEAQVLGLIAAYAEGDARRALNLLDSACLNLLPETADGVLRVAALAPLLGDRKLDYDRDGEEHFNQISAFIKSMRAGDPDAALYWLGRMLKAGEDPLYCARRMIRFASEDVGNAAPQALQLTINARQAYETLGSPEGELALYQAAVYLATAPKSDAVYQAVKRIEREIRASGSLPVPLQVRNAPTKLLRDLGYGRSYVNPHRDPGNQLLIKALPEGLTQLPFYRPSGQGYELTIRQRQEARNRQARGNTGETAVDRSEK; this is encoded by the coding sequence TTGAATTCTTCGCTTATTTCCCCGCTGGCTCATCGCCTGCGTCCGCAAAACTTCGAGGAGTTTGTCGGCCAGTCCCATCTGCTTGCCGGCGAAGGTGTTGTCGCGCGCCAGCTGCAAATGAAACGCCTTGATTCCATGATTTTCTGGGGGCCTCCAGGTTGCGGCAAAACCACCCTGGCAAACCTGTTGGCCGGCTTCGTAGAGGCTGATTTTCACAAGCTTTCCGCAGTAACCGCCGGGGTGGCCGAGGTGCGTAAACTTGCTGAAATCGGGCGCGCCAATCAGTTGTCCGGGCGGCGCACGGTTCTTTTCCTTGACGAAATTCATCGTTTCAACAAGGTGCAACAGGATTTTCTGTTGGCTCCGGTCGAAGAAGGCAGTCTGATCTTGCTCGGAGCGACCACGGAAAACCCCTCTTTTTCGATTATCACGCCGCTGCTTTCCCGGGCACGCGTCGCCGTTCTCAAGGCGCTGACCGTGGACGACATCAAGCTTCTTCTCGAACGCGCCGTGCTTTGTCTGAACCGTGACCAGGGTCGTGACTTGCAGGTCGAGGCCCAGGTTCTGGGACTGATCGCCGCTTATGCCGAAGGTGATGCCCGTCGGGCGCTCAACCTGCTTGACAGCGCCTGTCTGAATCTTCTGCCGGAAACGGCGGACGGGGTTTTGCGCGTCGCCGCCCTGGCGCCGCTGCTGGGTGATCGTAAACTTGACTATGATCGCGACGGAGAGGAGCACTTTAATCAGATTTCCGCTTTTATCAAAAGTATGCGGGCCGGAGACCCGGATGCGGCCCTTTACTGGCTGGGGCGCATGCTGAAAGCGGGCGAGGATCCGCTGTATTGCGCCCGCCGCATGATCCGTTTTGCCAGCGAGGATGTCGGTAACGCCGCGCCGCAGGCTTTGCAGTTGACGATCAACGCTCGTCAGGCCTATGAAACCCTGGGCTCTCCGGAAGGGGAGCTGGCTTTGTATCAGGCGGCGGTCTATCTCGCGACCGCGCCGAAAAGCGACGCGGTTTATCAGGCGGTGAAACGGATTGAGCGGGAGATTAGGGCCAGCGGCAGCCTGCCTGTGCCTTTGCAGGTTCGTAATGCGCCGACCAAGCTGTTGCGGGATCTGGGGTACGGGCGCTCCTATGTCAATCCTCACCGGGATCCCGGCAATCAGCTTTTAATCAAGGCCCTGCCCGAAGGTTTGACCCAGCTTCCTTTTTATCGTCCTTCCGGTCAAGGTTATGAGCTGACGATTCGTCAGCGTCAGGAGGCGAGAAACCGGCAGGCGCGAGGGAATACCGGCGAAACGGCAGTCGACCGAAGTGAAAAGTGA
- the uvrC gene encoding excinuclease ABC subunit UvrC produces MPAKRQSTEVKSDLGKKLAQLPDQPGIYQMLAEDGSVLYVGKAISLRKRVRSYFSGRPDRAKTALLLTRVRDIEVILTKSEVEALLLENNLIKQYRPPFNVELKDDKQYPYVRLDSRQAFPRFELVRRRRRDGARYFGPFPAVAALRGTLAVLNRHFRLRRCRGERFANRVRPCLNFQMNLCSGPCCGRVSELEYRRRVGSAALILGGRGRSVLLRLERRMRAAAEKLDFERAAEFRDALADLRLILENQAIDAGRDEDLDVIGMAVNVTGACALYLLTIRRGNVVGGRPFSFPAYGGVPDDLPSAFLQRYYGAEGEIYRPPPVIVLPAVGEFSAGLEAWLEKIRGGRVKLVAPQRGRRLKLLELACRNAQEHLGGQVSENDFPVQALAAIAQFCQLKSPPEMIEGLDISNLQDQGVVAALVTFRGGVPFKEGYRHYRLAQAPPDDFARMAEVVRRRFAAEKERLFPDLLVLDGGLAQLEAVARVLRELNVEIPLLAIAKGRNEKGVRDRHEPDHFFGSGHREPWCLSVFSPAYRLLQQVRDEAHRFAVTYHRQVRKKERDTSLLEVEGIGRKRALTLLRMFGSLEELRQASPEVLVSRARLPLATARRLHEFLCNH; encoded by the coding sequence ATACCGGCGAAACGGCAGTCGACCGAAGTGAAAAGTGACCTGGGAAAAAAATTGGCGCAGCTGCCCGACCAGCCCGGAATTTATCAGATGCTGGCCGAGGATGGCAGCGTTCTTTATGTCGGCAAGGCGATTTCCTTGCGCAAGCGGGTGCGGTCTTATTTCAGTGGGCGGCCGGATCGAGCGAAAACGGCCCTACTGTTGACCAGGGTCAGGGACATTGAGGTGATCCTGACGAAGAGCGAGGTTGAAGCCTTGCTGCTGGAAAACAATCTTATCAAACAGTACCGCCCGCCATTTAATGTTGAACTCAAAGATGATAAGCAATACCCTTATGTGAGACTTGATAGTCGCCAGGCTTTCCCTCGTTTCGAACTGGTCAGACGGCGGCGTCGGGATGGGGCGCGCTATTTCGGACCGTTTCCGGCGGTCGCCGCCCTGCGCGGCACCCTGGCCGTGCTGAACCGGCATTTTAGGCTGCGGCGTTGTCGGGGAGAGCGATTCGCCAACCGGGTGCGCCCCTGTCTTAATTTTCAGATGAATCTTTGTTCCGGGCCCTGCTGTGGCCGGGTGAGTGAGCTGGAATATCGGCGCCGGGTCGGCTCCGCTGCCCTGATTCTTGGGGGCCGGGGCCGCTCGGTTTTGCTCCGCCTGGAGCGACGGATGCGGGCGGCGGCGGAAAAACTCGATTTTGAACGGGCGGCCGAATTTCGTGATGCCTTGGCTGATCTTCGTCTGATTCTCGAAAATCAGGCCATTGATGCCGGTCGGGATGAGGATCTCGATGTGATCGGGATGGCGGTTAATGTCACCGGAGCTTGCGCGCTGTATCTGTTGACCATCAGGCGGGGCAATGTAGTCGGCGGACGACCATTTTCGTTTCCTGCCTACGGCGGGGTTCCGGATGATTTGCCGAGTGCTTTTCTTCAGCGTTATTATGGCGCCGAGGGAGAAATATACCGCCCACCGCCGGTTATCGTTCTGCCCGCAGTCGGTGAATTCTCGGCCGGGCTTGAGGCCTGGCTTGAAAAAATCAGGGGCGGGCGGGTAAAACTGGTGGCGCCGCAGCGCGGAAGACGCCTGAAACTTCTGGAGCTTGCTTGTCGGAATGCGCAAGAGCATCTGGGGGGACAGGTGTCGGAAAATGATTTTCCGGTTCAGGCGCTGGCCGCGATTGCGCAATTTTGCCAACTTAAAAGTCCTCCGGAAATGATCGAGGGACTTGATATCTCTAATCTTCAGGATCAGGGGGTGGTGGCCGCGCTGGTGACTTTTCGGGGGGGCGTTCCATTTAAAGAGGGCTATCGCCATTATCGCTTGGCCCAGGCGCCCCCGGACGATTTTGCTCGTATGGCGGAGGTTGTGCGTCGGCGTTTTGCCGCGGAAAAAGAGCGCTTATTTCCGGATCTATTGGTTCTGGACGGCGGTCTGGCTCAGCTGGAAGCTGTGGCTCGGGTGTTGCGTGAACTCAATGTTGAAATTCCGCTGTTGGCGATCGCTAAGGGCCGGAATGAAAAAGGCGTGCGGGATCGTCATGAGCCGGACCATTTTTTTGGTTCCGGTCACCGCGAGCCTTGGTGCTTATCGGTGTTTTCACCCGCTTATCGTCTGCTCCAGCAGGTGCGGGATGAAGCCCATCGTTTTGCCGTGACCTATCATCGCCAGGTCCGAAAAAAAGAACGTGATACAAGCCTGCTGGAGGTTGAGGGCATCGGCCGGAAACGGGCTCTGACGCTGTTGCGGATGTTCGGCAGTCTTGAAGAGCTGCGGCAGGCTTCTCCCGAAGTTCTGGTGAGCCGGGCGAGATTGCCTTTGGCGACGGCTCGGCGGCTGCATGAGTTCCTTTGCAATCATTGA
- a CDS encoding NAD(P)-dependent oxidoreductase, producing MSENGVETMARRILLVGAGGRLGRVLLQLLGMRPEYEVIGLLQKELDILESEQVMAAVERLRPAVIIDCAGFSDILAAEKDPVGTLSVHTRGLFNLARAAERFHAYLCSFSSKLVFNGRKGALYDEADELWPLNQFGISKQGGEEMVAGLLKNHLIIRSDLVYGPARNDWVERIIQALQGGHVLQVPDDFFVAPTYIGDLAAATVALLSEWAAGIYHYTNDAGEGVSLHAFAREVAALTGSDQGLLQAGPLAEMASGGLVLPARAILSLERFRELFPALVRPWREALADYLETLGFRS from the coding sequence ATGTCGGAAAATGGGGTAGAAACAATGGCGAGAAGGATTTTACTGGTTGGAGCCGGCGGTCGTTTGGGGCGGGTTTTGCTTCAGCTTTTGGGCATGCGGCCGGAATATGAAGTAATTGGTCTGCTTCAGAAAGAACTTGATATCCTTGAAAGCGAACAGGTCATGGCGGCGGTTGAGCGGCTGCGGCCGGCGGTGATTATTGATTGCGCTGGTTTCAGCGATATCCTGGCGGCCGAGAAAGACCCGGTCGGCACCCTTTCCGTCCATACCCGGGGTCTTTTTAATCTGGCGCGGGCAGCGGAGCGTTTTCATGCTTATCTTTGTTCTTTCAGCAGCAAGCTGGTTTTTAATGGACGCAAAGGTGCTCTCTACGACGAAGCCGATGAGTTGTGGCCGCTTAACCAATTTGGTATTTCTAAACAGGGCGGCGAAGAGATGGTGGCCGGTCTGCTTAAGAATCACCTGATTATTCGTAGCGATCTGGTTTATGGTCCCGCGCGGAATGATTGGGTTGAGCGGATTATACAGGCGCTTCAAGGTGGACATGTTCTGCAGGTTCCGGATGATTTCTTTGTGGCCCCGACCTATATCGGAGATTTGGCCGCGGCCACGGTGGCTTTGCTTTCGGAGTGGGCGGCCGGAATTTATCATTATACGAATGATGCCGGCGAGGGGGTGAGTCTTCATGCTTTTGCCCGAGAAGTAGCCGCCCTGACCGGCTCCGATCAGGGCTTGCTGCAAGCCGGGCCCCTGGCGGAGATGGCTTCGGGAGGGTTGGTCCTGCCTGCGCGGGCGATTCTGTCCCTGGAGCGTTTTCGTGAATTATTTCCGGCGCTGGTGCGCCCCTGGCGGGAAGCTTTGGCGGATTATCTGGAAACTCTCGGTTTCAGGTCGTAA
- a CDS encoding carbon-nitrogen family hydrolase, which translates to MPRHQLTLTLIQMNVTLGQPEKNLQRLQRLLQASNDKPDIVLLPELWSTGYDYQHLNTLAASTPALIANLAQLATARNFYIGGSLLEKDGDRLYNTFYLLAPTGHQVAAYRKIHLFSLMDEDLYINPGNQPCLIQVYDHPVGLLTCYDIRFPELSRALALAGAELLLVCAQWPKPRTAHWRTLLRARALENQLFVAGCNRIGQDRKLSFPGASAIYDPWGNCVLRPPRRQGAFTTTINLNKITTVRHNLDCFKDRRPEAYDLKPRVSR; encoded by the coding sequence ATGCCGCGCCATCAACTTACCCTGACCCTGATCCAGATGAACGTCACTCTCGGCCAGCCCGAAAAAAACCTGCAACGCCTGCAACGTCTACTGCAGGCAAGCAATGACAAACCGGATATTGTCCTGCTTCCGGAGCTCTGGAGCACCGGCTACGACTATCAACATTTAAACACCCTGGCCGCCTCGACTCCAGCTCTCATCGCAAACTTGGCCCAACTGGCCACCGCGCGCAATTTCTACATCGGGGGCAGCCTGCTCGAAAAGGACGGCGATCGGCTCTACAACACCTTTTATCTGCTCGCCCCCACCGGACACCAGGTCGCGGCCTACCGCAAAATCCATCTTTTTTCCCTGATGGACGAGGATCTCTATATCAATCCTGGCAACCAACCCTGCCTCATTCAGGTCTACGATCATCCCGTGGGCTTGCTGACCTGCTACGATATCCGTTTTCCTGAACTGAGTCGCGCCCTGGCCCTGGCGGGAGCCGAGTTGCTCCTGGTCTGCGCCCAGTGGCCGAAACCACGCACGGCCCACTGGCGCACCCTGCTCCGGGCCCGAGCCCTCGAAAACCAGCTTTTCGTGGCGGGCTGCAATCGCATCGGCCAAGACCGGAAACTGAGTTTCCCCGGAGCTTCAGCGATTTACGATCCCTGGGGAAATTGCGTTCTACGGCCCCCCCGACGCCAAGGCGCCTTTACAACCACCATTAACCTGAACAAAATCACCACTGTCCGTCACAACCTAGACTGCTTTAAAGATCGCCGACCGGAAGCTTACGACCTGAAACCGAGAGTTTCCAGATAA
- a CDS encoding GNAT family N-acetyltransferase produces MKVSVYRKFVNTSNRLRILLRPMGPADEELVKNMFAGQAAKDVRFLKEDVHDPAVVSNWFRNLDYETVVPLLAMHGELLVGDATLHRRRGAERHIGELRIYLAREFRGVGLGMQMLRELIEIGREMGLHMLLAEVVSEELAVIKAFRKLGFVRHAEFDDYLMDATGSLHDVSIMVLSLAARKEYLF; encoded by the coding sequence ATGAAAGTCAGTGTCTATCGTAAATTTGTTAACACCAGTAACCGGCTCAGGATTTTATTGCGGCCCATGGGGCCCGCCGATGAAGAGCTGGTTAAGAATATGTTCGCGGGACAGGCCGCCAAGGATGTACGTTTTTTGAAAGAGGATGTGCACGATCCGGCCGTCGTGTCAAATTGGTTTAGGAACCTTGATTATGAAACCGTAGTCCCCTTGCTGGCCATGCACGGAGAACTGCTGGTGGGGGATGCGACGCTGCATCGGCGTCGGGGGGCTGAAAGGCATATCGGCGAACTGCGGATTTATTTGGCCAGAGAGTTTCGTGGGGTTGGATTGGGTATGCAGATGCTTCGAGAACTGATTGAGATTGGTCGTGAAATGGGACTGCATATGTTGTTGGCGGAAGTAGTTTCAGAGGAGTTGGCGGTCATTAAAGCGTTTCGTAAGCTTGGTTTTGTCCGGCATGCTGAGTTTGATGATTACCTGATGGACGCCACCGGTTCTTTGCATGATGTGTCAATCATGGTCCTGTCGCTCGCGGCGCGCAAAGAGTATCTTTTCTGA
- a CDS encoding PAS domain S-box protein: MSVRKKRTAPLEELSACLDRKVNVTTLELQQSRDFLVEILESLVSGIIVVGTDLMIKMFNRSMERLSDLRREEVLGCRVDQVFASRIEIPFSFFQRQMEEKGLVEGVKLRIEKEGGRPVYRHVRVEAWREREGSLQGYIIIVDDITEQECLQHSLSCYLSPAVAEGLAQSGEPLCLTGQRMEVVVLFADLRGFSSMAQGLEPESVVELLNSYLGVMVDVILKYSGTLDKFVGDGVMALFGAPAPLVAAAEKAVECAVEMQEEIGRLNRRRQHSGEAHLHLGVGISCGAAVVGNIGSPVRMDFTAIGETVNLAARLQEYSRGGEIMVSEKVYQKVRDFIQIRALAPGVVKGIGLIPVYVVEGYKF; the protein is encoded by the coding sequence ATGTCTGTCAGGAAGAAAAGAACCGCGCCCCTGGAGGAATTGTCTGCTTGTCTTGATCGTAAGGTCAATGTCACGACCCTTGAGCTGCAGCAGAGTCGGGATTTTCTCGTCGAGATTCTCGAGAGTCTGGTTTCCGGGATTATTGTCGTTGGAACTGACCTGATGATTAAAATGTTCAATCGATCCATGGAAAGGCTAAGCGATTTGCGGCGTGAGGAGGTTCTGGGTTGTCGTGTTGATCAGGTTTTCGCTTCTCGGATTGAAATCCCTTTTTCATTTTTTCAACGGCAAATGGAAGAAAAGGGGCTGGTCGAAGGCGTTAAGCTGCGGATAGAAAAAGAAGGCGGCCGCCCGGTTTATCGGCATGTTCGGGTGGAAGCCTGGCGCGAGCGCGAAGGCAGTCTGCAAGGCTATATTATAATTGTAGATGATATTACGGAACAGGAATGTCTGCAGCATTCATTGTCCTGTTACCTGAGTCCGGCTGTGGCTGAGGGTCTGGCCCAAAGTGGCGAGCCGCTGTGCCTGACCGGACAGCGGATGGAGGTTGTGGTTTTGTTTGCCGATCTTAGAGGCTTTTCATCCATGGCTCAGGGACTGGAGCCTGAATCCGTGGTCGAACTTCTCAATTCCTATCTGGGTGTGATGGTGGATGTGATCCTGAAGTATTCCGGTACGCTTGATAAGTTTGTCGGGGACGGCGTGATGGCTCTTTTCGGCGCTCCGGCTCCGTTGGTGGCCGCTGCGGAAAAAGCGGTTGAGTGCGCAGTGGAAATGCAGGAAGAAATCGGCCGGTTGAATCGCCGTCGTCAGCACAGCGGTGAGGCCCATCTTCATCTTGGGGTGGGGATCAGTTGCGGCGCGGCGGTGGTCGGAAATATCGGATCGCCGGTACGGATGGATTTTACCGCGATCGGAGAAACGGTAAATCTTGCGGCCAGACTGCAGGAGTATTCGCGGGGAGGTGAAATCATGGTCAGTGAAAAGGTTTATCAAAAGGTGCGGGACTTCATTCAAATCCGAGCCCTGGCCCCAGGGGTGGTTAAGGGTATTGGTCTGATACCAGTATATGTGGTGGAGGGATACAAATTTTGA
- the phnN gene encoding phosphonate metabolism protein/1,5-bisphosphokinase (PRPP-forming) PhnN — translation MPGPGQLFYLMGDSGAGKNTLFNYARAKLQDDKNIKFALRYITRPTANNGTEEHISITHEDFKRLLQADFFAMFWTSHGFHYGISTEINRWLAQNDRVVIIGSRQYYHTAKIDYPQLHAVLIQAEPDLLLQRLRSRNREKPEEIKQRLSRNAGYSDFRNLIDTKFTIIENNLKLEAASRKLINVICKP, via the coding sequence ATGCCAGGACCAGGACAATTGTTTTATTTAATGGGAGATTCAGGAGCCGGGAAAAATACCTTATTCAACTATGCCCGGGCTAAATTACAAGATGATAAGAACATCAAATTCGCCCTCCGTTATATTACCCGCCCCACGGCAAACAATGGCACAGAAGAACATATCAGCATTACCCATGAAGATTTCAAGCGACTTTTACAAGCAGATTTTTTTGCCATGTTTTGGACAAGTCACGGTTTTCACTACGGCATCAGCACGGAAATCAACCGCTGGCTGGCCCAAAATGATCGCGTAGTTATTATTGGATCCCGTCAATACTACCACACGGCAAAAATTGATTATCCCCAACTGCACGCCGTACTGATTCAGGCGGAACCAGACCTTCTTCTTCAGCGACTACGCTCACGCAACCGGGAAAAGCCAGAAGAAATCAAGCAAAGGTTATCTCGTAACGCTGGATACAGCGACTTCAGAAACCTCATTGACACAAAATTCACTATTATTGAAAACAACCTCAAGCTGGAAGCCGCCAGCCGGAAATTAATTAACGTTATTTGTAAACCTTAA
- a CDS encoding radical SAM protein encodes MKMSAPAFDFPPYRPPSEAQSMLLRVTHGCPWNKCAFCSMYRKFPFARKTLAEIKADIDLMPQVYGGGAQHVFLGDSNSLLLPATELVEILEHLYRVFPQLKRVTSYARAKTVMKKSLEDLKAIRKAGLTRLHIGLESGSDEVLQLIRKGVTADEVIAGGLKSKDAGFDCSLYVLLGIGGMEYTMQHREGTIQVLNAVDPHFIRVRTLTPIPKSEIARWIDEGSFTQVSPLVSIEEERDILVGLTVGSRFLNDHASNIVPLDGKLPEDKERMLHVLDQGIVYCRKHEVDYADYRYL; translated from the coding sequence ATGAAGATGTCTGCGCCTGCTTTTGATTTTCCCCCCTATCGACCGCCTTCCGAGGCCCAGAGTATGCTGTTGCGGGTAACCCATGGTTGTCCTTGGAATAAATGTGCTTTTTGCTCGATGTATCGTAAGTTTCCTTTCGCCCGCAAAACTCTGGCCGAGATTAAGGCAGATATAGATTTGATGCCCCAGGTTTACGGGGGCGGCGCCCAGCATGTTTTTCTGGGTGACTCAAATAGCCTGCTGTTGCCGGCCACTGAGTTAGTTGAGATTCTGGAACATCTTTATCGAGTGTTTCCGCAGTTGAAAAGGGTTACTTCTTATGCCCGGGCTAAAACCGTAATGAAGAAGTCTCTCGAAGATCTAAAAGCGATTCGAAAGGCCGGTCTGACGCGTTTGCATATCGGCCTTGAGAGCGGCTCCGATGAGGTGCTTCAGCTGATCCGAAAGGGGGTGACGGCCGATGAGGTGATAGCCGGCGGTCTAAAGTCAAAGGATGCTGGTTTCGATTGTTCTCTCTATGTTCTGCTTGGAATCGGCGGCATGGAATATACCATGCAGCATCGAGAGGGAACCATTCAGGTTCTGAACGCGGTCGATCCTCATTTTATCAGGGTGAGAACCCTGACCCCGATCCCTAAATCTGAGATTGCGCGGTGGATTGATGAAGGCAGCTTCACTCAGGTCTCACCGTTGGTCAGTATTGAAGAGGAACGTGATATTCTGGTTGGTCTCACGGTTGGATCACGTTTTTTAAACGATCATGCATCTAATATTGTCCCCTTGGACGGCAAGCTTCCGGAAGATAAGGAACGGATGCTTCATGTCCTTGATCAGGGGATAGTATATTGTCGCAAGCATGAAGTTGACTATGCCGATTACCGCTATCTGTAG